In Hevea brasiliensis isolate MT/VB/25A 57/8 chromosome 13, ASM3005281v1, whole genome shotgun sequence, a single genomic region encodes these proteins:
- the LOC110669600 gene encoding probable pectinesterase/pectinesterase inhibitor 59, giving the protein MATKIRSLAIFFIFLLSSIFFSAESKSSKASNIAWWCNETPHPETCKYFVNQRHQHFAPNHRSEFRNIMVQLALERALSAQRQVFRLKPKCQSHDHRAVWIDCFKLHADTIVQLNRTLQGIQTKNGCTNFDAQTWLSTALTNIQTCRTGSLDFNVSDFIMPIMSNNLSELISNSLALNGVLLSVEDNNTEGFPRWFSRNERRLLQSSSITAKANLVVAQDGSGHFRTVQAALDAAAKRRYGTRFIIHVKRGVYRENIEVGINNNNIWLIGDGLRSTIIASGRSVGGGYTTYSSATAGIDGLRFVARGITFSNTAGPQKGQAVALRSASDLSVFYRCSFQGYQDTLFVHSQRQFYKACYIYGTIDFIFGNAAVVFQNCIIYVRKPLNGQANMITAQARNDPFQNTGIAIHNSQILPAPDLKPVAGAFQTYLGRPWMQYSRTVVLKTYLDGFINPAGWSQWGNGNFALDTLYYGEYKNFGPGSSTKQRVTWKGFHVITSSTEASRFTVASLIAGQSWLPATGVPFISGL; this is encoded by the exons ATGGCAACCAAGATTAGGTCATTGGCAATTTTTTTCATCTTCCTCCTGTCTTCAATTTTCTTCAGTGCAGAATCTAAGAGCTCTAAAGCTAGCAATATCGCCTGGTGGTGCAATGAGACACCACACCCTGAAACATGCAAGTACTTCGTCAACCAAAGGCACCAACATTTTGCACCCAACCATCGGTCAGAATTTCGCAACATAATGGTCCAATTAGCCCTGGAGAGAGCCCTTAGTGCACAAAGGCAGGTCTTCAGATTAAAACCGAAATGCCAAAGTCACGACCATAGAGCCGTGTGGATTGATTGTTTCAAACTCCATGCCGATACCATTGTTCAACTAAACCGCACCCTGCAAGGTATACAAACAAAGAACGGCTGTACAAATTTTGATGCACAAACTTGGCTGAGCACTGCCCTAACCAATATCCAAACTTGCCGAACTGGGTCGTTAGATTTTAACGTGTCAGATTTTATCATGCCAATCATGTCCAATAATTTATCTGAGCTCATTAGCAACAGCTTAGCTCTTAATGGAGTTTTGCTTTCCGTAGAGGATAATAATACAGAAGGATTTCCTAGATGGTTCTCGAGGAACGAAAGGAGGCTATTGCAATCTTCATCAATAACAGCCAAAGCAAATCTGGTGGTAGCACAAGATGGTTCGGGGCATTTCAGGACTGTTCAGGCAGCTCTTGATGCGGCGGCAAAGAGGAGATATGGTACTAGGTTTATTATCCATGTGAAGAGAGGTGTTTATAGGGAGAATATTGAGGTTGGCATCAATAATAACAATATTTGGCTGATTGGCGATGGCCTGAGAAGTACAATAATAGCGAGTGGCAGAAGCGTTGGAGGTGGTTATACAACCTACAGTTCTGCAACTGCTG GGATTGATGGCCTTCGCTTTGTCGCTCGCGGCATAACCTTTAGCAACACAGCAGGTCCCCAGAAAGGCCAAGCAGTTGCACTTCGATCTGCTTCAGATCTCTCAGTATTTTATCGATGCTCTTTCCAAGGATACCAAGACACTCTTTTTGTCCACTCTCAACGACAATTCTACAAAGCATGCTACATCTATGGCACCATAGACTTCATTTTTGGTAATGCAGCAGTTGTATTTCAAAATTGCATAATTTATGTGAGGAAGCCTTTGAATGGTCAAGCAAATATGATCACGGCACAAGCCCGTAATGACCCTTTCCAAAACACTGGAATTGCAATCCACAATTCGCAAATTTTGCCCGCACCGGACCTGAAACCGGTGGCTGGTGCATTTCAGACATACTTAGGGAGGCCATGGATGCAGTACTCTCGAACGGTGGTTCTTAAGACTTACCTTGATGGTTTCATTAATCCTGCTGGTTGGTCACAATGGGGAAATGGTAACTTTGCTCTGGACACATTGTACTATGGAGAGTACAAGAATTTTGGGCCTGGGTCTTCCACCAAACAAAGGGTTACGTGGAAAGGGTTTCATGTCATAACTAGCAGCACTGAGGCCTCTCGTTTCACTGTTGCCAGCCTTATTGCCGGTCAGTCATGGTTGCCAGCCACCGGTGTTCCATTTATTTCTGGCCTTTGA
- the LOC110669638 gene encoding endoglucanase 8 isoform X1: MSLLERLLALAWMMAMVAVMRVASHDYGDALSKSILFFEGQRSGKLPSTQRITWRKDSALNDGHQIGVDLVGGYYDAGDNVKFNFPMAFSTTMLAWSVTEFGKFMGPDQQRALEAIQWATDYFLKATSIPGFVFALVGDPYADHSCWERPEDMDTPRTPYAVSKTFPGSEVSGEIAAALAAASIVFRPKNLGYSARLLKRAKMIFDFADTYRGSYNVSLGQWVCPFYCDFSGYEDELVWGAAWLYRATKAPNYRNYVVDNAKHLSKILVRNIDGATYSGGSFAEFGWDAKHAGINVLVSQLLLRSNTTNLLDPFIPNADKFVCTVLPESPTLSVSYSPGGLLFKPGGSNMQHTTTLSFLLLVYSLYLNQANKLIYCGNVVANSSRLVEMARSQVDYILGSNPLNMSYMVGYGQKYPQRIHHRGSSLPSIDQIPEHIDCQGGSAYFNSDKPNPNLLIGAVVGGPDMEDSYADSRADFVHSEPTTYINAPLVGLLAYFRSHPSS; this comes from the exons ATGAGTCTTTTAGAAAGATTGTTGGCATTGGCATGGATGATGGCGATGGTTGCGGTGATGAGGGTCGCTTCACATGATTATGGGGATGCACTCAGTAAGAGCATTTTGTTCTTTGAAGGACAGAGGTCAGGGAAGTTACCCTCTACCCAAAGGATCACTTGGAGAAAGGATTCTGCTCTTAACGACGGCCATCAGATTGGT GTTGATTTGGTGGGCGGATACTATGATGCTGGTGACAATGTTAAATTCAACTTTCCAATGGCATTCTCAACGACAATGCTGGCTTGGAGTGTAACAGAGTTTGGCAAGTTCATGGGTCCTGATCAGCAACGTGCACTAGAAGCTATTCAGTGGGCAACTGATTACTTCCTTAAAGCCACCAGCATTCCCGGCTTTGTATTTGCGCTAGTTGGTGATCCTTATGCCGATCACAGTTGCTGGGAGAGGCCTGAGGACATGGACACCCCTAGAACCCCTTATGCAGTCAGCAAAACTTTCCCGGGCTCTGAAGTTTCCGGCGAGATAGCGGCTGCCCTTGCTGCTGCTTCTATTGTGTTTAGGCCAAAAAACCTTGGATATTCTGCAAGGCTTCTCAAAAGGGCTAAAATG ATTTTTGATTTTGCAGATACTTACCGCGGATCTTACAATGTTAGTCTTGGACAATGGGTGTGCCCATTTTACTGTGATTTCAGTGGCTACGAG GATGAATTGGTCTGGGGAGCCGCATGGTTATATAGGGCCACTAAGGCGCCTAATTACCGGAACTATGTTGTGGATAACGCAAAACATTTAAGCAAAATCTTAGTAAGAAATATAGATGGTGCCACGTATAGCGGTGGTAGTTTCGCTGAATTTGGATGGGATGCTAAGCATGCAGGCATTAACGTACTTGTTTCCCAG TTGCTGCTGAGAAGCAATACTACTAATTTATTAGATCCATTCATTCCCAATGCGGACAAGTTTGTATGCACTGTGTTGCCTGAATCACCTACCCTATCAGTCTCTTACTCTCCAG GAGGACTCCTATTCAAACCAGGAGGAAGTAACATGCAACATACGACGACTTTGTCCTTTCTTCTTCTGGTTTATTCTCTTTATTTAAATCAAGCCAATAAACTGATTTATTGCGGTAACGTCGTTGCCAATTCTTCTAGACTCGTGGAAATGGCCAGAAGCCAG GTGGACTATATACTTGGAAGCAACCCATTGAACATGTCGTACATGGTGGGATATGGGCAAAAATATCCTCAGAGGATACACCACCGGGGATCGTCTCTGCCTTCCATTGATCAGATTCCTGAACACATAGATTGCCAGGGCGGAAGTGCATACTTCAACAGTGACAAACCTAATCCCAACTTGCTAATAGGGGCTGTTGTTGGAGGACCTGATATGGAGGATTCCTACGCTGACTCTAGAGCTGATTTTGTACATTCCGAGCCTACTACTTATATTAATGCGCCTCTTGTTGGTCTCTTAGCTTATTTCAGATCCCATCCCTCCTCATAg
- the LOC110669638 gene encoding endoglucanase 8 isoform X2: MSLLERLLALAWMMAMVAVMRVASHDYGDALSKSILFFEGQRSGKLPSTQRITWRKDSALNDGHQIGVDLVGGYYDAGDNVKFNFPMAFSTTMLAWSVTEFGKFMGPDQQRALEAIQWATDYFLKATSIPGFVFALVGDPYADHSCWERPEDMDTPRTPYAVSKTFPGSEVSGEIAAALAAASIVFRPKNLGYSARLLKRAKMIFDFADTYRGSYNVSLGQWVCPFYCDFSGYEDELVWGAAWLYRATKAPNYRNYVVDNAKHLSKILVRNIDGATYSGGSFAEFGWDAKHAGINVLVSQVSIHVYIWSSYPFIPNADKFVCTVLPESPTLSVSYSPGGLLFKPGGSNMQHTTTLSFLLLVYSLYLNQANKLIYCGNVVANSSRLVEMARSQVDYILGSNPLNMSYMVGYGQKYPQRIHHRGSSLPSIDQIPEHIDCQGGSAYFNSDKPNPNLLIGAVVGGPDMEDSYADSRADFVHSEPTTYINAPLVGLLAYFRSHPSS; this comes from the exons ATGAGTCTTTTAGAAAGATTGTTGGCATTGGCATGGATGATGGCGATGGTTGCGGTGATGAGGGTCGCTTCACATGATTATGGGGATGCACTCAGTAAGAGCATTTTGTTCTTTGAAGGACAGAGGTCAGGGAAGTTACCCTCTACCCAAAGGATCACTTGGAGAAAGGATTCTGCTCTTAACGACGGCCATCAGATTGGT GTTGATTTGGTGGGCGGATACTATGATGCTGGTGACAATGTTAAATTCAACTTTCCAATGGCATTCTCAACGACAATGCTGGCTTGGAGTGTAACAGAGTTTGGCAAGTTCATGGGTCCTGATCAGCAACGTGCACTAGAAGCTATTCAGTGGGCAACTGATTACTTCCTTAAAGCCACCAGCATTCCCGGCTTTGTATTTGCGCTAGTTGGTGATCCTTATGCCGATCACAGTTGCTGGGAGAGGCCTGAGGACATGGACACCCCTAGAACCCCTTATGCAGTCAGCAAAACTTTCCCGGGCTCTGAAGTTTCCGGCGAGATAGCGGCTGCCCTTGCTGCTGCTTCTATTGTGTTTAGGCCAAAAAACCTTGGATATTCTGCAAGGCTTCTCAAAAGGGCTAAAATG ATTTTTGATTTTGCAGATACTTACCGCGGATCTTACAATGTTAGTCTTGGACAATGGGTGTGCCCATTTTACTGTGATTTCAGTGGCTACGAG GATGAATTGGTCTGGGGAGCCGCATGGTTATATAGGGCCACTAAGGCGCCTAATTACCGGAACTATGTTGTGGATAACGCAAAACATTTAAGCAAAATCTTAGTAAGAAATATAGATGGTGCCACGTATAGCGGTGGTAGTTTCGCTGAATTTGGATGGGATGCTAAGCATGCAGGCATTAACGTACTTGTTTCCCAGGTGAGTATACATGTGTATATTTGGAGCTCTT ATCCATTCATTCCCAATGCGGACAAGTTTGTATGCACTGTGTTGCCTGAATCACCTACCCTATCAGTCTCTTACTCTCCAG GAGGACTCCTATTCAAACCAGGAGGAAGTAACATGCAACATACGACGACTTTGTCCTTTCTTCTTCTGGTTTATTCTCTTTATTTAAATCAAGCCAATAAACTGATTTATTGCGGTAACGTCGTTGCCAATTCTTCTAGACTCGTGGAAATGGCCAGAAGCCAG GTGGACTATATACTTGGAAGCAACCCATTGAACATGTCGTACATGGTGGGATATGGGCAAAAATATCCTCAGAGGATACACCACCGGGGATCGTCTCTGCCTTCCATTGATCAGATTCCTGAACACATAGATTGCCAGGGCGGAAGTGCATACTTCAACAGTGACAAACCTAATCCCAACTTGCTAATAGGGGCTGTTGTTGGAGGACCTGATATGGAGGATTCCTACGCTGACTCTAGAGCTGATTTTGTACATTCCGAGCCTACTACTTATATTAATGCGCCTCTTGTTGGTCTCTTAGCTTATTTCAGATCCCATCCCTCCTCATAg
- the LOC110669594 gene encoding 21 kDa protein, with translation MAGYACTSFANFLLILLAASFHINSMSAGRVLSTPKTYAEFIRTSCSTTTYPKLCYSSLSVQASKIQNSPRLLANAALNVTLASARSTSTMMQKLSQSHGMKPREVSAMQDCVEELSDTVDELRQSIGEMGEAKGSNTKLMIGDIQTWVSAALTDESTCSDGFDGNTMNGNVKSAVRKQILKIAHLTSNALALINNYASLHG, from the coding sequence ATGGCGGGTTATGCCTGTACTTCTTTTGCTAACTTCCTTCTCATTCTTCTAGCCGCTAGTTTCCACATAAATTCCATGTCAGCTGGTAGAGTTCTCAGTACCCCCAAAACTTACGCAGAATTTATAAGAACATCTTGCAGTACAACTACTTATCCAAAACTTTGCTATAGTTCCCTCTCGGTCCAAGCAAGCAAAATCCAAAACAGCCCTAGGCTCCTAGCCAATGCAGCCCTTAACGTGACATTAGCATCAGCTAGATCAACTTCCACTATGATGCAAAAACTCTCTCAAAGCCATGGCATGAAGCCTAGGGAAGTATCAGCCATGCAAGACTGCGTGGAGGAGTTGAGCGACACGGTAGATGAGCTTAGACAATCCATTGGCGAAATGGGTGAGGCTAAAGGGTCCAATACTAAGCTTATGATTGGCGACATCCAAACATGGGTTAGTGCTGCCTTGACCGACGAGAGTACCTGCAGTGATGGGTTCGATGGGAATACCATGAATGGCAATGTGAAGAGTGCAGTTAGGAAACAGATTCTGAAAATCGCACACTTGACTAGTAATGCCTTGGCCTTGATCAACAATTATGCCTCTCTTCACGGTTGA